From Corynebacterium pseudotuberculosis:
GCTTCTCAGGAGGCACGTCAGGGCTATCAATCGGTCATATTTCTCCTGAAGCTGCTCATGGCGGACTCATCGGACTGATCGAAGATGGAGATCAAATTACGATTGATATTCACAAGCGATTGTTACGCTTAGATGTCGCAGAGAATGTCATCGAGCGGCGTCGTAAAGCTATGAACTCACGAGAAAAGCCGTGGGAGCCTCGGAATCGTCAACGCTCCGTTTCCAAGGCCTTGCGCGCGTACGCAGAAATGGCGACGTCCGCAGACAAGGGCGCTGTGCGCCATATAGATTAACGATCACATAGATAACGGCCCTGACTTCAGAAAACTGAGGTCAGGGCCTTATTTTATTGGCTTAGACCAATGGGTTTACAGCGGCTCCGAACCACCACAACGCCACTGCTCCAGCAATTCCTAGCACGACAAAGACCCACGAGCTTGCAAGTGGCCGCTTAGCCCAGCTCCGGCTTACGTCAAAGGAGATAAGCCCAGGGCCGGTAAACTGCAGCACCAGCGAGATCGTGGTGAGGAAAAATGCAAACCATATGGAGTCATTGAGATCAGTTAAATTCAACGCATCGGCGCTCGCGATATGGTGCAGGGTAAGGAAGGACGTGACAACTGTAGCTACAGCAGCAGCAACTGGAGTGAGCAAACCAAAAACGAGGAAGACACCTGCTGCCAATTCCATAGCCGGTACGGCGACAGCCAAGGTGCTGGCATAGGCGTAGGAAGAGAATTGGTCTTGCAAACCATTTATTCCTCCGGAATTCCCCATTGCAAAGAAAACTTGAACCGCATCCAAAATCAGCCAGGCACCAAAGACTATGCGCAGCACAAACAAACCAAAATCGATTGTTCCCCGTTTAGCGGCAGCGGCAACAGCATGTGCCGATGCGGGATCAGGCTGCGGTGCCACTGGAGAAACAGGAGGAACTTGCTCCAGTTGTGGTTCTGCAAAGGCCGTAGTAGTCGGCGCGGCTACCGGTGTTGGAGGTACCACAGTTGATGAGGCAACAGGCTGCCCGGCGGGGGCGAAATCTTCATCCCTATAGGCCGCGCGGTCACTAGACGCAGGCTCCCGGTACATGGACGTGGGAGCGTCTGAGGCAAGCGGTTGACTATGACGCTGAGCATCCCGCTCCAGAGTTGTGGTCTGTTCTTCTCCCGGAGTTCTAGGAACAGAAGATCCCATAGCAGAGGAATCAGAAGCCACTGGAGCAGCGCTGAACACAGTGGTCTTATCTTCTATAGGAGCAGGTTGCTCCTTCTCATTCTCTGTTTTAAAAGAATCCGTGGGAGGGTGCTGTACCTTTGCCTGAGATATTACCTCTGGCGCTACCACAGTCTTAGCATCTGCAACAGTGGTTTCTTCCGAGGTTAAAGGCTCCTGCGCAACTGTAGCGGATCCATCATCTGCTGCTTTTTCCGCAGCATGAGGAGCATCCACACGAGGAGAAGCTGAAACCGAGTCCGGCTTAGATTCCTTGTGAGAGGACGAATCGATATGCTCTTGTTTTTCACCGGGGTTCTCTACGTGAGACGGTTGCACGCTGGCAGAGACCGGGGCTGTATTGCTTCGTTCTGAGGGCTGAATCGACTGGGGTGCTGCACGCCCTGCACGTTCATAAAGGCTCTTGGCCGGATCTACAGGTTTCTTTGAGGGGTCCTGAAGAGTTTTTGAAGGCGTTTCACCTTGCGACGACGTAGAGGGGGCTTGATATGTTGGGATCTCGTCATCAAGATCGCTGGCTCGATCGGGCTTGGCGTTGTCGTTCATGCGCCCCAGGATATGCGAAAATGTTGAAGAAGAGGGGAAGTTACCGGCGCGCCCGGACGCTAAATTTTAGAAGCATCCAGGCGCGTAACTGTGGGTAGTCTAGGAACAGGATTTCAATGCTCCCGCTAGAGCATCCTTTTCTCGGGTTGTTACGGTAAGAGAATATAGGGACTTTACTCGGATCTGGCGTTGAGCGTATTCACATGTGAATGCTTCATTTGAAAGCATCCATTGGTCTGCAGTTTTTGCTTTCTTCATGCGGTTTGCCTCTAGCGATGTGGCTATCAAGTTGATCGGATCATTGGCAAAGTTGCGTCGCTTTTGTGCATCCCATGTATATGCCCCGGCATACCAAGCGTTGGCCAGCGGAACGATATGATCGATGTCTACGCCGTTTGCTTTCTTCCCGCCGCGGACAAAGTCAACGGTATTTCCGGTGTATGGATCTACGAGCTTTCCTTTTTCAATGATGCAGTCTTTGGTTTTATTTCGAACAACTATGTCGGTGAGGTCTCGGCGCAGGATGTCATTCCGAGTGTCACATCCGTTGTGTCCGCCCTCTACTTCCACGTCATCGCTCCATGCTTGACCAAATTGGTCCCGGCTGTACATTGGCTTGCCACCGAGAGCATCGTCGATCTGGAGAGAATCCAGCGTAGCTGCATCATCGCCTGTGGCAACAGAGTCAGGGAGAACACCTTCTTGAGGAGTTTCTTGAGCCGGAAGCGGTTCCGCATCGATAAGCGGGAAGGGGACGTCCTGCGAGTCTGTGGCTTCAGCATGGGATACCCACTGATTGAAGGCACCCGTTAGATTTCCGGAGAAAAGCCCCAGGCTGGTTACGATCGCGAGGGAGAGGATTGTTGCACGAATAAACGCTCGTTTTATCGAACTAGCTAGGTTATTGGATTTCATATTCATAATGTTTTAAACGTAACAGCCTATGCCAACGATTGCATGTAAAGAATCTCACACCTTTAGGTAAAGCTAATCAAAAATTTAACATTACCGAATTTATGCCCAATTGCACCTCAATAGCATTTTTATAAGCCTATTTCCGATATAAACAACCTAAAGAATGTCTTATATACAAAATAAGGGCTTTGAGAATTATAAACCAATACAATCAAAAGCAACCATAAGGAATCCCAATCTGACGATCCCTGACAGTCAGTCTATCGACGACCACTTTACCCCTTAACAACTCCCCACATGACGTCACGTTACGCTTGCGAATACGCAAAATCTTTGGATTCACGTGGCGTAAGATAGGTGTTTTGTGCGCAAAGTCAAGAAAAATACGCCATCGCGACAATAAAATTGGAAACAACTTGGGCACGGGCACGGATTACTACGCTGTACCACTCACGGGGCGCAACACTTTCGAGGCTGCCACAATGACCGACTCCGTAAGTCGGTCAAGGGAAGGCGACTCTAGCCGCCATCTCTGCCAGTAAAGAGGCACCTCGAAAACTGTGGAATCCAGCATGACCACTTCACCACTTTCCAATAAAGGCGCAGCTTGTGATTCCGGCAGCAACGCCCACCCCAGCCCTACCCTAGCGGCTTCAAAGAAAGCTTCCGCTGAAGGTATTTCAGAAACCCGACGGCGGCGCGGAACCTGACCGAGCCTGCGCTCAAGATCCTTGTCCTGCAACGCATCACGTGGGCCAAAACGCAACACCGGCATAGTGCTCCAATCCACAGTTCCATCCCGGCTTGTGTAACGATCCAAAAGCCAAGGGTTTGCCACGGATACATAATGAAATGCCCCCAGTGCAATAGATTCACAGCCTGACGCAGCCTTGGCTTCACCAGTGACCGCGCCGAGCACGTCTCCGCGCTTGAGAAGGGCGAGCGAATAAGCCTCATCCTCCACACGGACGTGCAAGGTAGCCGAGTCCCAACGTGCGACGTCGGCAAGCACCGGCTTAAACCACTCAGAGAGCGAATCTGCATTGATTGCCACAGTCAGAGGGACGCGATCAATACGCTCGTGTAGTTGCGCATTTGCCTCCGCCTGCAGCAGTTCCATCCTTCGTGCCGTCTGAAGCAGAATCTCGCCAGCATCGGTGGGAGTAGGAGGCGATGTCCTACGGACGACTACCCTGCCGATCTCCTTTTCTAAAGCTTTAATTCTCTGACTCACCGCGGACGGCGATACCCCCAAGATAGAGGCTGCGTCTTCAAAACTTTCCTCATCTATAATCGCGGATAATGTTTGCAGGTGAAGTGGGTTCATGAAGCTATTCTAAACCAAGTGTAAAAACATTTATTTTACTTAATATCGCTGCAAGGTGCATTCTTGAGTCATGAGTATTGCAATCGCTGGATTCCTGATGGGCTTGTCCCTTATTGTTGCCATCGGCCCGCAAAATGCTCTCATTATTAGACAGGGCGTCAAACGTGAGGGCGTCCTAGCCGTGCTCCTGGTCTGCATCATTTCCGACATCATCTTGATCTTTGGCGGAACAGCAGGAGTTGGTGCATTAGTGGAACGTGCTCCTATCGCACTTGTAGTGATGAAATGGCTCGGCGCTGCTTATCTCCTATACTTCGGTATTAGCTGTTGGCGCGACGCCCTTAAACGCCGTGGCGACGCGCTCACTGTAGAAGAAACAGAGCCAGAGTACGCCGAAAGCATCGAAATACGTTCCCAACAGCACAGCAACTCTAGCCTGATCACTGCTCCCAAAACACGCCTAGGAAAGCCTTCACAGCGTTCCTCTGTTGAAAAAAACTCATGCCCCCACCGCCCATGGGTTAAACCTGTCTTGGCTGCGCTTGCCTTTACCTGGCTTAACCCCGCCGCATACATCGACGTCTTAGTGATGCTTGGCGGCATTGCCAACCAGCATGGAGAGACTGGACGCTGGGTCTTTGCTTCCGGTGCTCTCGCAGCAAGCTTTGTGTGGTTCCCATTCATTGGCTTCACATCACTCCGCTTTGCTCATGTGCTTGCGCGGCCAACAGTTTGGCGTTATATCAACATCGCCATTGGTGTCATTATGTTCATCATGTGCGCCCGTTTGCTGATGCATTAACTATAAGGGGAGAAAAACTCAACTTCTCCCCTTTAGTTTTCTCCTATCTACTAGGCCTCAGCTCCCGTCCCATGAGTCTTCGATTTTGTTGCTCCAGCCCAGATATTGATTCCCCCGTCATTAGCAATCGTGTCAATCTCATTGAGTTCTTCAGTGGTAAAGCTCAGGTTATTGAGCGCATCGATGTTCTGGTCTAGCTGTTCAACGGAAGAGGCCCCAATCAGCGCGCTCGTAACGGTCTCTACCCCATAGTCTCCTTGCTCTCTTAAGACCCATGCGATCGCCATCTGTGCAAGAGTCTGGCCGCGCCTCTTTGCTACCTCGTTGAGTTTGGAAACCATCTCTAGATTGCTAGCGGAAAGCATGTCCGTCCCCAAGGACTTTCCAGCAGCAGCACGTGAGTTTTCCGGAATTCCATCCAGGTAACGGTCAGTAAGTAATCCTTGGGCTAGCGGAGAAAAAGCGATAACTCCAAGGCCAGAGTCAGCAGCCGATTCCAACAAAGAGTCGCCATCTTCACCAGGTTCCTCCACCCAGCGATTCATGATGGAATAGCTCGGCTGATGGATGAGCAACGGGCAGCCTTCTTCCGACATCATCGCCGCTGCCTCGTTTGTTAGTCCTGCGCTATAAGAAGAAATCCCCACGTATCGAGCCTTGCCGGAAGCCACGATATCGCGCAATGCATATACGGTTTCTTCCAGCGGAGTATCTGGATCCGGGCGGTGGTGATAGAAAATATCCACATGCTCTAGGCCTAGCCTAGATAAAGAAGCATCCAAGGAATCCATCAGATATTTTCGGGAACCCCCAAAGCTATAAGGGCCTGCGCCCATGTTCCAACCGGCTTTGCTTGAAATCACTATCTCATCGCGGTGCGCCTTGAGATCCTCCGAAAAAATCCGACCAAAATTTTTCTCCGCAGATCCTGCAGGAGGCCCATAATTGTTGGCCAAATCAAAATGCGTAATTCCTCGATCAAACGCACGGTGGATAATTTCGCGCTGTGTTGCCAGAGGTTTATCGTCTCCAAAATTATGCCAAAAACCTAGGCTGATAGCAGGAAGCCTAAGACCTGATTGCCCAACAATGCGGTATTCCATATCTTCATACCGGTCTGCGGCAGGAACATATACAGGTTCTGTTTCTCTTGAATATGTCATGCCTACCAGTGTGCGCTCACGTACCACTAATTGTCGAGAAAAAAGCCACTGCTCTGAAAATTAAGCACATGACCAAGCATAACGAGGCGTGTCACGATAAGTTAGCAATATGCGTTAACTACATCGTGACACGCCTCAAAACACACTGGCAGCAGAATCGCTACACTTTTAGATTACTTATGCGAGCTTCTCTGCTATGAGCTTGTTCACTTGAGCCGGGTCGGCCTTACCCCGGGTGGCCTTCATAACGGCTCCGACAATTGCACCTGTGACCTTAGTGTTTCCTGCTCGATATTTTTCTACGATATCGGGGTTAGCGGCCAGTGCCTCTTCCACGGCCTTTTCAATCGCACCATCATCACGTACAACTTCCAGGCCCCGGGAGGCGACTACCTCATCAACGTCGCCTTCGCCAGCGAGAACGCCGTCGACAGTCTGACGCGCCAATTTATTGGTTAGCTTCCCTTCTTTAACCAAAGCGGCTACGCGAGCAACTTGAGCAGCGCTGATCAGCAAAGCATCAAGGTCTACCCCCTGCTCATTTGCTTTTTGCGACAAATAAGCAACCCACCAGGAACGCGCTTCTGATGGAGTGGCACCTGCTTCTACAGTCTCTACGATCAGATCCAACGCACCTGCGTTTACAAGGTCGCGCATTTCCTCATCTTTAAGGTTCCACTCCTGTTGAATGCGCGCACGACGCACCCAGGGGAGCTCAGGCAGCGTCGAACGGATTTCTTCTACCCATTCGCGCGGCGCAATAACCGGCGGGAGGTCTGGATCGTTGAAGTAGCGATAATCTTCAGCAGTTTCTTTAGGACGTCCCTTGGAAGTTGTTCCATCGGTTTCTTGGTAGTGACGAGTCTCCTGATCAATCGTCCCGCCGTCTTCTAATACCTGAGCTTGGCGCTGCATCTCAAAACGCACTGCCTGCTCTACAGACTTCAAGGAATTAATGTTCTTGGTCTCAGTGCGCGTACCAAATTCAACGGTCCCAACGGGGCGCAGCGACACGTTAGCATCGCATCGCATCGACCCCTGATCCATACGGGCATCAGAAACGCCCAAAGCTTTAACCAGATCCCGAAGCGCCCCCACATAAGCACGCGCCACCTCTGGAGCTCGTTCCCCTGCGCCTTCGATAGGCTTGGTAACGATCTCGATGAGCGGGATACCTGCACGGTTACAGTCGACGAGCGAAGCCGTGGCTCCGTGAATACGCCCATCGGCTCCACCCAGGTGGGTAAGCTTTCCCGTGTCTTCTTCCATGTGCGCACGTTCAATCTCCACACGCCACGGAGTTCCATCGTCCAGAACAACATCCAGGTAGCCGTCATAAGCAATGGGCTCATCGTATTGCGAAATCTGGTAGTTCTTTGGCTGATCTGGATAGAAGTAGTTCTTACGAGCAAATCGTGAAGACTCTGCAATTTGGCAGTTCAGCGCAAGACCGATCTTGATAGCCCATTCGACGCCCTTAGCATTAACCACAGGCAGCGCCCCTGGTAGCCCCAAAGAAACCGGGTCAACGTTCACGTTAGGCTCGGCACCAAAATGCGCCGATGGAGCGGAAAACATTTTAGTCTCGGTGGCCAACTCCACGTGAACTTCAAGGCCCATGACAGGGTCGAATTTCTCCAGGACCTCATCAAAGTCCATCAGGTCATACATTGCAGCGGTCATGATTCGAAATTCTAGTTCATCGTCTCCATTAATGGTTCATTGAGGATGCTAGAACCGTGCTCTCCAAGCTTATGCTCGCCATCTGTATGACACTCACTGCCCCACGGCAACAAGAATAATGGCCTTCCTACTCCTAAAAGCAGAAAGGCCATTACGATTCTTTATAGGTTTTATCCAAAGAGAGCTCTGGCTGTCCGATATCTAGCCGCAGGAACTACCTTCAAAGTTCCTACTGCTTCTTCCAAAGGAATTAGGTCAATATGCTCACCATGAAGTGCCACCATCTTGCCAAAGTCTTGTGTATGGCAAGCACGGGCAGCGTGAACACCATACCGGGTTGCCAAAACACGATCATAAGCAGTCGGAGTACCGCCGCGTTGGATGTGTCCGAGCACAGTAGTACGTACGTCGTGACCTAGGCGCCTCTTTATTTCTTCGCCGATCACTTGGCCGATGCCGTTAAAGGTTTGATGCCCAAATTGGTCTACGCACCCCTGGGCAAAACTCATCGTTCCTTCCTTAGGCAAAGCCCCCTCAGCAACGACGATAATTCCGTACTTCTCCCCCATTTGGAAACGGCGTTCCATCGCTTTGCAGATCTCATTGATATCAAAAGGATGCTCTGGAATCACAGTGTAGTGTGCTCCGCCTGCCATCCCCGCATGCAATGCGATCCACCCGACATGACGCCCCATCACTTCCAC
This genomic window contains:
- a CDS encoding ATP-dependent 6-phosphofructokinase, with translation MRIATLTSGGDCPGLNAVIRGIVRTCSEYGSTVVGYEDGWVGLMEDKRIQLYDDENIDRILLRGGTILGTGRLHPDKFKAGLEQIKENLADAEIDALIPIGGEGTLKGAQWLSDNGIPVVGVPKTIDNDVNGTDYTFGFDTAVSVATDAIDRLHTTAESHNRVMIVEVMGRHVGWIALHAGMAGGAHYTVIPEHPFDINEICKAMERRFQMGEKYGIIVVAEGALPKEGTMSFAQGCVDQFGHQTFNGIGQVIGEEIKRRLGHDVRTTVLGHIQRGGTPTAYDRVLATRYGVHAARACHTQDFGKMVALHGEHIDLIPLEEAVGTLKVVPAARYRTARALFG
- a CDS encoding LysR family transcriptional regulator ArgP — its product is MNPLHLQTLSAIIDEESFEDAASILGVSPSAVSQRIKALEKEIGRVVVRRTSPPTPTDAGEILLQTARRMELLQAEANAQLHERIDRVPLTVAINADSLSEWFKPVLADVARWDSATLHVRVEDEAYSLALLKRGDVLGAVTGEAKAASGCESIALGAFHYVSVANPWLLDRYTSRDGTVDWSTMPVLRFGPRDALQDKDLERRLGQVPRRRRVSEIPSAEAFFEAARVGLGWALLPESQAAPLLESGEVVMLDSTVFEVPLYWQRWRLESPSLDRLTESVIVAASKVLRPVSGTA
- a CDS encoding LysE/ArgO family amino acid transporter; the encoded protein is MSIAIAGFLMGLSLIVAIGPQNALIIRQGVKREGVLAVLLVCIISDIILIFGGTAGVGALVERAPIALVVMKWLGAAYLLYFGISCWRDALKRRGDALTVEETEPEYAESIEIRSQQHSNSSLITAPKTRLGKPSQRSSVEKNSCPHRPWVKPVLAALAFTWLNPAAYIDVLVMLGGIANQHGETGRWVFASGALAASFVWFPFIGFTSLRFAHVLARPTVWRYINIAIGVIMFIMCARLLMH
- a CDS encoding aldo/keto reductase translates to MTYSRETEPVYVPAADRYEDMEYRIVGQSGLRLPAISLGFWHNFGDDKPLATQREIIHRAFDRGITHFDLANNYGPPAGSAEKNFGRIFSEDLKAHRDEIVISSKAGWNMGAGPYSFGGSRKYLMDSLDASLSRLGLEHVDIFYHHRPDPDTPLEETVYALRDIVASGKARYVGISSYSAGLTNEAAAMMSEEGCPLLIHQPSYSIMNRWVEEPGEDGDSLLESAADSGLGVIAFSPLAQGLLTDRYLDGIPENSRAAAGKSLGTDMLSASNLEMVSKLNEVAKRRGQTLAQMAIAWVLREQGDYGVETVTSALIGASSVEQLDQNIDALNNLSFTTEELNEIDTIANDGGINIWAGATKSKTHGTGAEA
- a CDS encoding HNH endonuclease family protein, which translates into the protein MNMKSNNLASSIKRAFIRATILSLAIVTSLGLFSGNLTGAFNQWVSHAEATDSQDVPFPLIDAEPLPAQETPQEGVLPDSVATGDDAATLDSLQIDDALGGKPMYSRDQFGQAWSDDVEVEGGHNGCDTRNDILRRDLTDIVVRNKTKDCIIEKGKLVDPYTGNTVDFVRGGKKANGVDIDHIVPLANAWYAGAYTWDAQKRRNFANDPINLIATSLEANRMKKAKTADQWMLSNEAFTCEYAQRQIRVKSLYSLTVTTREKDALAGALKSCS
- the gatB gene encoding Asp-tRNA(Asn)/Glu-tRNA(Gln) amidotransferase subunit GatB, which produces MTAAMYDLMDFDEVLEKFDPVMGLEVHVELATETKMFSAPSAHFGAEPNVNVDPVSLGLPGALPVVNAKGVEWAIKIGLALNCQIAESSRFARKNYFYPDQPKNYQISQYDEPIAYDGYLDVVLDDGTPWRVEIERAHMEEDTGKLTHLGGADGRIHGATASLVDCNRAGIPLIEIVTKPIEGAGERAPEVARAYVGALRDLVKALGVSDARMDQGSMRCDANVSLRPVGTVEFGTRTETKNINSLKSVEQAVRFEMQRQAQVLEDGGTIDQETRHYQETDGTTSKGRPKETAEDYRYFNDPDLPPVIAPREWVEEIRSTLPELPWVRRARIQQEWNLKDEEMRDLVNAGALDLIVETVEAGATPSEARSWWVAYLSQKANEQGVDLDALLISAAQVARVAALVKEGKLTNKLARQTVDGVLAGEGDVDEVVASRGLEVVRDDGAIEKAVEEALAANPDIVEKYRAGNTKVTGAIVGAVMKATRGKADPAQVNKLIAEKLA
- a CDS encoding DoxX family membrane protein, whose product is MNDNAKPDRASDLDDEIPTYQAPSTSSQGETPSKTLQDPSKKPVDPAKSLYERAGRAAPQSIQPSERSNTAPVSASVQPSHVENPGEKQEHIDSSSHKESKPDSVSASPRVDAPHAAEKAADDGSATVAQEPLTSEETTVADAKTVVAPEVISQAKVQHPPTDSFKTENEKEQPAPIEDKTTVFSAAPVASDSSAMGSSVPRTPGEEQTTTLERDAQRHSQPLASDAPTSMYREPASSDRAAYRDEDFAPAGQPVASSTVVPPTPVAAPTTTAFAEPQLEQVPPVSPVAPQPDPASAHAVAAAAKRGTIDFGLFVLRIVFGAWLILDAVQVFFAMGNSGGINGLQDQFSSYAYASTLAVAVPAMELAAGVFLVFGLLTPVAAAVATVVTSFLTLHHIASADALNLTDLNDSIWFAFFLTTISLVLQFTGPGLISFDVSRSWAKRPLASSWVFVVLGIAGAVALWWFGAAVNPLV